A genomic region of Paramormyrops kingsleyae isolate MSU_618 chromosome 19, PKINGS_0.4, whole genome shotgun sequence contains the following coding sequences:
- the LOC111859947 gene encoding prostaglandin E2 receptor EP2 subtype-like — MAVENGICPLINHTMSGSPTMSGLMFSGGVVGNLVALLLLEVHRRREQVRQRQSLFHILVTVLVVTDLLGTISLSPLVLASYATKVSLVGMNKHVCTYFGFSMTFFSLSTLAILFTMALERWISIGNPYFYERHVTKRCGYISVAFIFIVCICFSVLPLMNFGEFVQYCPGTWCFIHMQHEMIQHIVYVNLYATLMLVIISSVVLCNVSVICHLVLMYRRRKLNQGSTVRRNRRYKRSLSMSEEVEHMILLVFMTVAFLICSVPLVIHVYINTASKSASGSKNYLGALRLLSMNSIIDPWVYIILSPSVLRFLRRTLCKQGQRSRHGVDEDVGTPSRLSNYSTSVELNKVQIMPWVN; from the exons ATGGCGGTGGAGAATGGAATTTGTCCTCTTATAAACCATACTATGTCCGGGAGCCCCACAATGTCGGGTCTGATGTTCTCAGGCGGAGTCGTGGGAAACCTAGTCGCTCTTTTGCTTCTGGAGGTCCATCGGAGGAGGGAGCAGGTCCGTCAGCGCCAGTCGCTCTTCCACATACTGGTGACTGTACTTGTGGTTACGGACCTTCTGGGAACCATATCCTTAAGCCCACTTGTACTGGCTTCTTACGCGACTAAAGTGTCTCTGGTGGGAATGAATAAGCACGTCTGTACATACTTCGGATTTAGCATGACTTTTTTCAGCCTGAGCACCTTGGCCATTCTTTTCACCATGGCTCTGGAGCGCTGGATCTCAATAGGAAATCCTTATTTCTACGAGAGGCACGTTACCAAGCGTTGCGGATACATCTCGGTAGCTTTCATATTCATCGTTTGCATCTGTTTCTCCGTGTTACCCTTAATGAACTTCGGGGAATTTGTGCAGTACTGCCCGGGCACCTGGTGCTTCATTCACATGCAACACGAAATGATCCAGCACATAGTTTACGTCAACCTGTATGCCACTCTGATGCTCGTCATCATATCCTCGGTAGTGCTCTGTAACGTGTCCGTCATCTGTCACTTGGTCCTCATGTACCGAAGGCGCAAACTCAACCAAGGATCCACAGTAAGAAGGAACCGGCGGTATAAGAGGTCCCTGTCTATGTCAGAAGAAGTCGAACATATGATCCTATTGGTGTTTATGACGGTGGCTTTCCTCATTTGCTCAGTTCCACTAGTG ATCCATGTGTACATCAACACAGCATCCAAGTCTGCAAGTGGCTCCAAGAATTACCTTGGAGCTCTCCGCCTCCTCTCCATGAACTCTATCATAGATCCCTGGGTCTATATTATCCTTAGCCCATCTGTGCTGCGCTTTCTGCGCAGGACCTTGTGCAAACAGGGCCAGCGAAGCAGGCATGGAGTGGATGAAGATGTGGGCACCCCGTCAAGGCTCTCCAATTACAGCACCTCTGTGGAGCTCAACAAAGTCCAGATCATGCCCTGGGTTAACTAG